From one Idiomarina sp. X4 genomic stretch:
- a CDS encoding endonuclease/exonuclease/phosphatase family protein, translating to MLKPKVLFPQQFIHERPIHHGEEFGVLCWNTQKLTERKGFQRTLEQVLAESPCLFLLLQEVKLSAKTNWFLPHWSYAVAPNMETRRSVYGVLTASRYGFKEAQARLSRKREGMFATHKSYMLSYHSLAEGGSLLVVNVHAINFVRARKFSQEIELIKQEILGHKGPLIVAGDFNVWSRQRRLSLLQFCRSVGLRQAIMVDPHHVKTYRQHPLDFIFYRDLALQETLAIDTSTVSDHNPLYARFKL from the coding sequence GTGTTAAAACCCAAAGTTTTGTTTCCTCAGCAGTTTATTCACGAACGTCCTATTCATCATGGGGAAGAGTTTGGAGTGCTGTGTTGGAATACGCAAAAACTTACTGAGAGAAAAGGTTTTCAGCGCACCCTAGAGCAAGTTTTAGCAGAATCTCCCTGTTTGTTTTTGTTGCTGCAAGAGGTGAAGTTGAGTGCGAAAACTAATTGGTTTCTTCCGCACTGGTCTTATGCTGTTGCGCCGAATATGGAAACACGTCGTTCTGTTTATGGTGTCCTCACGGCAAGTCGGTATGGGTTTAAAGAAGCTCAGGCAAGGCTTAGTAGAAAGCGCGAAGGCATGTTCGCAACACATAAAAGCTACATGCTCTCTTATCACTCACTAGCTGAGGGTGGGTCATTATTAGTGGTCAATGTCCATGCGATTAACTTTGTGCGTGCGCGCAAATTTTCCCAAGAAATAGAGCTCATCAAACAAGAGATATTAGGACATAAAGGACCGCTCATTGTGGCTGGTGACTTTAACGTTTGGAGCCGTCAACGCCGTTTAAGCTTGCTGCAGTTTTGTCGAAGTGTAGGTCTTCGCCAAGCCATTATGGTCGATCCCCATCATGTTAAAACCTACCGACAGCACCCTCTTGATTTCATCTTTTATCGCGATCTTGCGCTGCAGGAAACATTAGCCATCGATACCAGTACGGTGTCTGATCATAACCCTCTTTATGCGCGATTTAAGTTGTAA
- a CDS encoding PepSY-associated TM helix domain-containing protein, giving the protein MSLKRKLPTLTQWHRWLGLTLSLWLLLMAISGSLLLYKNELLQLFYPQLNLAQPVETTDAAAVLDQFDNGYALMPTADRPWLEVVNADKTHFYYDASGNLLLEREYLGDLTSWLVELHHHLALNELGKDILGILGLLSLVLIGTGLIRWWPRRGSFRRALSVRFFNPFTKRGSQTLWQLHRFIGAVLFVPVAIVLITGTAIMYAAPVKSALIFLLPFTQSIETPVPPSLAADNWQQRLELAKQALPTAQARLLYLEEPRIRAKHTNEWHPNGRNYIAFSETGEISQVIDERATPLGNQVSNMIYPTHVAAIGGTFYLFIVLLSGLALIALPVSGLWFYIKRRQLKKT; this is encoded by the coding sequence ATGTCGCTTAAGCGCAAGCTGCCGACATTAACCCAATGGCACCGATGGCTGGGCTTAACGCTCAGCCTTTGGCTTTTATTGATGGCAATAAGTGGTTCGTTACTGCTTTACAAAAACGAGCTGCTGCAGCTTTTTTATCCACAGCTTAATTTAGCGCAGCCCGTTGAAACGACAGACGCTGCCGCCGTTTTAGACCAGTTCGACAACGGATACGCCCTCATGCCCACCGCTGACCGCCCTTGGCTTGAAGTGGTTAATGCGGACAAAACACACTTTTACTATGACGCCAGCGGCAATCTGTTGCTTGAGCGAGAATATCTAGGAGATCTCACTAGCTGGCTTGTTGAGCTGCACCACCATTTAGCACTCAACGAACTGGGTAAGGACATTCTGGGAATTCTCGGCCTGTTAAGCTTGGTTCTTATCGGCACAGGCTTAATCCGCTGGTGGCCACGTCGAGGCAGCTTCCGGCGCGCTTTGTCTGTAAGGTTTTTTAATCCGTTCACTAAGCGCGGTAGCCAAACCTTATGGCAATTGCACCGGTTCATCGGTGCGGTACTTTTCGTTCCTGTCGCTATCGTGCTAATCACCGGTACCGCCATCATGTACGCCGCTCCGGTAAAATCTGCACTAATTTTCCTACTCCCGTTCACTCAGTCAATTGAAACGCCGGTACCGCCTTCTCTGGCTGCCGATAACTGGCAACAACGGCTAGAGCTGGCAAAGCAAGCTCTGCCAACGGCTCAGGCGCGATTGCTTTATCTGGAAGAACCACGAATCAGAGCCAAGCACACAAACGAATGGCATCCTAACGGCCGTAACTATATTGCGTTCTCTGAAACAGGAGAGATCAGTCAGGTTATTGATGAGCGCGCAACACCTTTGGGCAATCAGGTTTCCAATATGATTTATCCGACTCATGTTGCCGCTATAGGCGGAACGTTTTATTTGTTCATCGTGCTTTTATCGGGTTTAGCCTTAATCGCTTTGCCTGTCAGTGGGTTATGGTTTTATATTAAACGCAGACAACTTAAGAAAACCTAA
- a CDS encoding TonB-dependent receptor: MIKKSITLAILAAISTSVFAEQTKVDETIEITATRTSTPQSAIPATVSVIEGEELRQQLSVAESLSDILGNLIPAYSPSRQKLTSSGETLRGRDPLYLIDGVPQSNPLRNGSRAAYTIDPFMIERVEVIHGASAIQGMGASGGIINIVTKKAEDGTSHEVNAGFTAPDSEVSEGVSYQAGYLLRHGSGQWDVIFGAQYRDTGMYVDGKGQLIGVDTTQGDTMDSKSYDLFTKIGYDIDSKQRLEFMLNRFDMSGNGDYYSIDGNRAEGIPALSVKGEYPGDAPENEVTTSSLTYSNSDFLMADLNWQLFFQDFSALYGGGTYGTFQDPAYGDEIFDQSRNDSRKYGSRLTLNWNNIQQSPISVSAGLDFLSDETFQELAQTGRKWVPETEFENWAPYAQLRYQANGLTLSGGLRYEYGKLKADDFTTLASYGSVFVEGGEPSFNELLGNLGAVYALNDEWRVFASYSEGFSMPDVGRVLRGISTPDLSVSSFLDLQPVIADNEEVGIEYRGNAWNASLSYFRSSSDLGARLQADADGFYSVQREKTEIDGIELSAEYALSNDTAFGLNYADTNGEYDSNDDGLVDTKLGGRNMAPKRANLFWSQQWTGMVSSRVQWNKLFDRDIYTGEDAINNFDGYNTVDATMLLETRDMGQFSLGIENVFDKYYFTYYAQTVGGDNRNFTGRGRTISVTWNYQW; encoded by the coding sequence ATGATTAAGAAGTCAATAACCCTTGCAATCCTCGCTGCTATTTCAACATCCGTTTTCGCAGAACAAACCAAAGTCGATGAAACAATAGAAATAACAGCAACCCGTACCAGCACTCCGCAAAGTGCTATTCCGGCTACGGTCTCGGTTATTGAAGGTGAAGAATTACGCCAGCAGTTAAGCGTAGCTGAATCTTTATCAGACATCCTTGGCAACCTGATTCCAGCTTATTCACCGTCTCGTCAAAAGCTGACAAGCTCGGGCGAAACGCTACGTGGTCGCGACCCTTTATACCTTATTGACGGTGTACCTCAGTCAAACCCTTTGCGTAATGGCTCTCGTGCAGCCTACACCATCGACCCTTTCATGATTGAGCGCGTTGAGGTTATTCACGGCGCCAGTGCGATTCAAGGCATGGGGGCCAGCGGCGGTATCATTAACATCGTCACTAAGAAAGCCGAAGACGGAACGAGCCACGAAGTTAACGCCGGCTTTACCGCACCAGATTCTGAAGTTTCAGAAGGAGTGAGCTATCAAGCTGGATACCTACTGCGCCACGGTAGTGGCCAATGGGATGTAATTTTTGGCGCCCAATACCGTGACACCGGCATGTATGTGGACGGAAAAGGTCAATTGATTGGTGTTGATACCACTCAAGGCGACACCATGGATTCCAAAAGTTACGACTTGTTCACGAAAATCGGCTACGACATAGATAGCAAACAGCGTCTTGAGTTTATGCTCAACCGCTTTGATATGTCGGGCAACGGTGACTACTACTCTATTGACGGAAACCGCGCTGAAGGCATTCCCGCGTTATCTGTTAAAGGTGAGTATCCGGGAGATGCGCCAGAAAACGAAGTTACCACGTCAAGCCTAACCTACAGCAACAGTGACTTTTTAATGGCCGACTTAAACTGGCAGCTGTTCTTCCAGGACTTTTCCGCTTTGTATGGCGGCGGCACTTACGGGACGTTTCAGGATCCTGCATACGGCGACGAAATTTTTGACCAGTCGCGCAACGACTCTCGTAAGTACGGTTCGCGCTTAACACTTAACTGGAACAACATTCAGCAATCGCCAATCTCGGTTAGTGCCGGGCTGGACTTTTTATCTGACGAAACCTTTCAGGAACTGGCTCAAACAGGCCGTAAATGGGTACCTGAAACTGAGTTTGAAAACTGGGCACCTTATGCACAACTGCGCTATCAGGCGAACGGCCTGACCTTAAGTGGCGGTTTACGCTATGAATACGGTAAATTAAAAGCCGATGACTTCACTACCCTGGCGTCTTACGGTTCTGTATTTGTTGAAGGCGGCGAACCGAGCTTTAACGAGTTACTGGGTAACCTGGGTGCCGTTTATGCTCTAAACGACGAATGGCGCGTTTTCGCCAGTTACTCTGAAGGCTTTAGCATGCCGGATGTCGGTCGCGTATTGCGCGGCATTTCAACGCCAGATTTAAGCGTTAGCAGCTTCCTCGATCTTCAGCCGGTTATCGCTGATAACGAAGAAGTTGGGATTGAGTATCGTGGCAACGCATGGAACGCCTCACTGAGTTACTTCCGCTCAAGTTCTGACTTAGGCGCTCGTTTACAGGCCGATGCGGATGGTTTCTATAGTGTACAGCGTGAAAAGACGGAAATTGATGGTATTGAGCTCAGCGCGGAGTATGCCCTATCGAACGACACCGCTTTCGGACTAAACTACGCTGACACCAATGGCGAATATGACAGCAATGATGATGGCTTAGTCGACACCAAGCTAGGCGGCCGCAATATGGCACCTAAACGCGCTAACCTGTTCTGGTCTCAACAATGGACGGGTATGGTAAGCAGCCGAGTGCAATGGAATAAGCTGTTCGACCGAGACATTTACACAGGCGAAGACGCTATCAACAACTTCGACGGTTACAATACCGTTGATGCAACCATGCTGCTAGAAACTCGTGATATGGGCCAGTTTTCACTGGGGATTGAGAACGTATTCGATAAGTACTACTTCACCTATTACGCACAAACCGTTGGCGGTGATAACCGCAACTTTACCGGTCGCGGCCGCACAATTAGTGTTACCTGGAATTACCAATGGTAA
- a CDS encoding serine hydrolase, whose product MKTLSKVLCVSAVAGALLACSDSAKVEQEKGTSLEQKIRQTAEQSLDAFNIPGLAVVAVKDGEVILAEGFGVRDIESQQPVTATTLFGIASHTKAFTSAAMATLVEQGKLDWNDKVIEHLPSFKLADPYITRELTIRDLLSHRSGLGLGAGDLMIWPNTDKTTDEVIAGLANVPIKHGFRERFDYNNLMFVTAGEVISEVSGMPYHQYVEQTLFEPMQMDESTIGFSRIDGSYDNVAVGTIEMDGKLHRFPLDFLEDFSAAGATAANVDDMSRWLLTLLNEGETPSGERLFKEESLHDMWQLTTPLPVSAKAAEQGTYFRGYGLGWFVKDYYGVKHVSHSGGILGMLSFTTVIPEKEFAITVLSNQQAFGALTAIVQESLEEVLDVPDKDWVANESKKYHEFIQKKSEFKVEAVDDPQPSLALSKYAGTYTDAWYGDVVISEHDEALRIDFKHTDMLKGSLEHYNGNTFIVRWDEPLLEADAFIDFDVNRNNEIKTATMEAVADFTDFSFDFHNLKLEKQ is encoded by the coding sequence ATGAAAACGCTATCCAAAGTTTTATGTGTTAGTGCCGTTGCTGGCGCGTTATTGGCTTGCTCTGACAGCGCAAAGGTTGAGCAAGAAAAAGGTACTTCACTCGAGCAAAAAATTCGCCAGACCGCAGAGCAGTCGTTGGATGCTTTTAACATTCCGGGCCTGGCGGTTGTTGCTGTAAAAGACGGTGAAGTAATTTTAGCCGAGGGTTTTGGCGTGCGCGATATTGAGTCGCAGCAACCGGTTACGGCAACAACATTGTTTGGCATTGCTTCTCATACAAAAGCATTTACCTCCGCCGCAATGGCGACTCTGGTTGAGCAGGGCAAGTTAGACTGGAATGACAAAGTCATTGAACACTTACCAAGTTTTAAACTGGCAGACCCGTACATTACTCGCGAACTGACCATTCGGGACTTACTGAGTCATCGTTCTGGTCTTGGTTTGGGCGCTGGCGACTTAATGATTTGGCCGAACACCGATAAAACCACAGATGAAGTGATTGCCGGGTTGGCGAATGTGCCTATTAAACACGGTTTTCGCGAACGCTTTGACTACAATAACTTAATGTTTGTGACCGCAGGCGAAGTGATTAGTGAAGTGTCAGGCATGCCGTATCATCAGTACGTCGAACAAACACTGTTTGAACCGATGCAAATGGATGAAAGTACCATTGGTTTTTCCCGTATTGATGGCAGCTATGACAATGTAGCCGTCGGCACTATTGAAATGGACGGTAAGTTGCATCGTTTTCCGCTCGACTTTCTGGAAGACTTTTCTGCCGCCGGCGCAACCGCAGCGAATGTTGATGATATGAGCCGTTGGCTACTGACCCTTTTAAATGAGGGAGAGACGCCTAGCGGCGAACGTTTGTTTAAGGAAGAGTCGCTGCATGACATGTGGCAACTGACTACGCCACTGCCGGTATCAGCTAAAGCTGCAGAGCAGGGTACCTACTTCCGTGGTTATGGTTTGGGCTGGTTTGTGAAGGATTATTATGGCGTGAAACACGTGTCGCACAGCGGCGGTATTCTGGGCATGCTGTCTTTCACAACGGTTATTCCTGAAAAAGAGTTTGCTATTACCGTTCTGAGTAACCAGCAGGCGTTTGGTGCGTTAACCGCAATAGTGCAAGAGTCGTTGGAAGAAGTTCTGGATGTGCCGGACAAGGACTGGGTTGCTAATGAAAGTAAGAAGTATCATGAGTTTATTCAGAAAAAATCAGAATTTAAAGTAGAAGCCGTTGATGATCCGCAGCCATCGCTGGCACTGTCAAAATATGCGGGAACCTATACCGATGCATGGTACGGCGACGTGGTTATTTCAGAGCATGATGAGGCGCTGCGTATAGACTTTAAGCACACCGATATGCTGAAAGGTTCACTGGAGCATTACAACGGCAATACCTTTATTGTGCGCTGGGATGAACCCTTGTTGGAAGCCGATGCCTTTATTGATTTTGATGTGAACAGAAACAACGAAATAAAGACGGCAACCATGGAAGCAGTGGCAGACTTCACTGATTTCAGTTTTGACTTTCACAACCTGAAACTCGAGAAGCAGTAA